TCATATGACACAGATGGCAATATTATATTTAGTTGTACCCCCATTTATTATTTTGGGAGTACCGGATTGGCTATGGAGATCAATAATATATCGTCCAGTAATAAAGCCTATAATGAAAGTATTAACAAATCCAATAATAGCTTTAATTGTATTTAATGGAGTTTTTTCACTTTATCATGTTCCGCTAGTTTTCGATTTTGTGAAAACTGATTCATTGTATCACGCGATCATGACGACAGCTATTTTCATCGGTGCTATGTGTATGTGGTGGCCGTTATTAAATACATTATCAGATTGGAAATCGCTTACAGGTATAAAAAAAGTAGGATATATTTTTGCTGATGGAGTTTTATTAACACCTGCATGTGCACTTATTATTTTTGCTAATGATCCACTTTATTTAACTTATTCCGAGCCACAAGCATGGATTAATGCATTACAATTATGTGTTCCAGCTGATATGCTATCTGGATTAAATCTTACAGGTCCTGATATGTTTAATACATTACCACTTGTTGAGGATCAACAGCTTGGCGGAGTGTTGATGAAAATCATCCAAGAAATTGTTTATGGGACAATTCTTGCTTATATCTTTTTTAAATGGGCAGGTAATGAGAGACGAAGAGATGAACTTGAGTTGAAAAAGAACCTGTCTCCAGAACCAGTAAAATAATATATGAATTATTGGAGGCTGACATCTTATATCAGTCAGCCTTACATAAGTATTTTAAGTTATAAGAGAGGAAGAGACATGAATACATCACTACCGATTTTACCAACAATAAGTACCTCCTTTATCGTTATTAGTGCGATTTTTGTAGCAATTGGTTGGTACCTAATTAAACAACGAAAAATTGAAGCACATATGAAGGTAATGTTTTTAGCAGCTATATCAGCTATCATTTTCTTTGTTATATATGCTTCTCGCACGATTTTTATCGGCAATACAGCTTTCGGTGGACCAGATGAGTTAAAGATTTATTATACAATTTTTCTTATCTTCCATATAACATTAGCAACAATTGGAGCTGTACTAGGTATTATTTCTTTAATTACTGGTTATAAAAAGAACTATGCAAAACATCGAAAACTTGGTCCGGTAACAAGTATTGTTTGGTTTTTTACAGCCATCACTGGTGTTGCAGTTTATTTACTTTTATATGTTTTTTATCACGGTGGAGAAACAACGTCAGTCATTAAAGCAATCTTAGGGTTTTAAACATATTTTAAGGGTGGGTTAGAATAAAATGTTCTAAACCGCCTTTTTTTATTGTCTTGAAACAAGAAAAATATTGTTTAAGGTAACATATATGATAAGTGCGTAATCCACTTAGCATTTACTTCTTTTCATGATGTTAAAATCAATCAGAGGGGAGAGAATGGCTTGATTGAAATTTTAACAAACCGGTTAATGATTGTCCCATGTTCACTTGATATTGCAAAATCATTAGTATTTCATAGAAAAGAATTAGATAAACGTTCACCTATTGAAATCCCTAAAAGCTGGCCATCTTCATATGTACGAGGATTTTTACCTTTCTATATTGAGAGTTTGGAGAAGAAGGAAAAAGAATCTGAATGCGGATTGTGGATGATTATTATGTATGAGGACAAGAAAATTATTGGTGATATTTTATTGCAAGGAAATCCTTCTAAAGAAGGAAAAGTTCACTTATGTTACCATGTTGAAGATAAGACTTTAGACGAAACAATTGCATATGAAGCAGTTGATGCTTTTATTGATTGGCTAACATATCAGATGTCTGTTAAAAAAGTTGTAATGGAATGTGAGAAGAATGATAAACATTCAATTAGACTATTCGAAAAGCTCGGTTTTATTTGTAAAGAAAAAGAAGGTCAATTTTTAATGTGGGAAATTCAAAAAGATGAATAACTTATGTTCTGGGTGAAATAGTTTTTACAAAAGTCTTACTATTTCACCCTATCTTATTAGGGACTTTATATGAACTACATAAACTTGAAGGTAGTTTGGATTAAAGCAAAAAGAAAGAGCTTCGGCTCTTTCTCAGGCTGTCGAGAAACCTCGGCAGCCTATTATTTTGTCTGATTACTTTTACTTTTCACCGCGTTAATTTGGTATAATATATATAACAAATTGGGGATGGTGATATTTATGTTCAATACAAGAGAAAACACACAAAATGAAGTTGAATTTATAGTAATAGATGACCTTGTTCCTGAAAATCATCTGCTTCGAAAAATAGATAAATATATAGATTTTTCATTCATTCTTGAAAAGGTAAAACCTTATTATTGTGAGGATAATGGACGCCCTTCAATTGATCCTTTAGTTCTTTTTAAAATGATGTTTGTTGGCTATTTATATGGAATTCGCTCTGAGAGACAATTAGAAGAAGAAATTAAAATGAATATTGCTTATAGATGGTTTTTAGGATTGAAATTATCTGATCGAGTTCCTCATCATTCTACAATAAGTTGGAATCGTAGAACTCGTTATAAAGAAACAAATATATTCCAAGAAATCTTTGATGAGATTGTCTTTCAGGCAATGGAACATCGTATGGTAGGAGGAAGAGTTCTCTTTACAGATTCTACTCATTTAAAAGCTAATGCGAATAAACACAAATTCACTAGAGAAACGGTTGAGGTTGAGACTAGAGATTATATTGAAGACTTAAATAAAGCTATTGAACAAGATCGTAAAGAACATGGAAAAAAGCTCTGAAAGAAAGAGAGGAGGTGAAGGAAACTAAGGAAATACGTGTAAGTTCAACAGATCCTGAAAGTGGATTTATGTCTAGAGATAACAAACAGGAAATGTTCTGTTACCTAGATCATCGAACGACAGACTTTAAATTCAATATTATAACTGATGCGTATGTTACACCAGGTAATGTCCATGATTCTGTTCCTTATTTATCAAGACTTGACCGTCAAATCGAGCGATTTGGTTTTAAAGTAGAAGCTTCAGCTTTGGATTCAGGATATCTAACTAGTGCTGTTTGTAAGGGATTATCGGATAGAAACATATTTGGAGTAATTGCTCATAGAAGATTTAAACCAACCAAAGGTTTGTTTCCTAAATGGAAATTTACATATGATAGAGAGAATGATCTATATATTTGTCCAAATAAGGATGAGTTAACTTATCGAACAACTACAAGAGAGGGATATCGAGAATATAAATCTGATCCCAAGAAATGTGCAACATGTCCTCTACTCTCACAGTGTACAAGGTCGAAAAACAACCAAAAAGTAGTAACTCGACATGTTTGGGAAGATCATAAAGATCAAGTTAGATTAAATCGCCTTTCCCCATCTGGGAAAGAACTATATAAATTTAGAAAAGAAAAGGTAGAGCGAAGCTTTGCAGATTCAAAAGAATTGCATGGGCTTCGCTACTGCCGGTTACGGGGATTAAGGAATGCAAGTGAGCAGGTGCTTCTCACCGCTGCTTGCCAGAATATGAAAAAGATTGCCACACACCTAGCTAAGTTAAGCTAGGTGTGTGAGAAGCTTTTTCTTTTGGTTGGCTTAAGAAAATTATTACTATTTATAAAAACATTTTTAGAAAATAAAAAAGCCTGTAGAGAAAAACACCCACTTTCTCTACAAGCTGAGAAAGAGCTTCGGCTCTTTCTTTTTATAATTTAAATTTAATTTTTATTAAACCTGCTTCTCTTGCTGAATTGTAAACAATCAAAATCATTGGCCCAATGAAAAAACCAAGTACACCAAATAATTTTAACCCTAGATACATGGAAATTAGTGTAGCAAGTGGAGACAACCCAATATGAGTTCCCATGACCTTGGGTTCAATTGTTCTTCTAATAACTAAAAGGATTATGGTTAAAACACC
This genomic stretch from Metabacillus sp. B2-18 harbors:
- the ctaG gene encoding cytochrome c oxidase assembly factor CtaG; the protein is MSFDIFGFRALWSPYFFIVLLVIVAIYFLIIGPWRTKFKDSSPVSNKQKLLFVTAILFIYISKGSPVDLLGHIMFSAHMTQMAILYLVVPPFIILGVPDWLWRSIIYRPVIKPIMKVLTNPIIALIVFNGVFSLYHVPLVFDFVKTDSLYHAIMTTAIFIGAMCMWWPLLNTLSDWKSLTGIKKVGYIFADGVLLTPACALIIFANDPLYLTYSEPQAWINALQLCVPADMLSGLNLTGPDMFNTLPLVEDQQLGGVLMKIIQEIVYGTILAYIFFKWAGNERRRDELELKKNLSPEPVK
- a CDS encoding DUF420 domain-containing protein; protein product: MNTSLPILPTISTSFIVISAIFVAIGWYLIKQRKIEAHMKVMFLAAISAIIFFVIYASRTIFIGNTAFGGPDELKIYYTIFLIFHITLATIGAVLGIISLITGYKKNYAKHRKLGPVTSIVWFFTAITGVAVYLLLYVFYHGGETTSVIKAILGF
- a CDS encoding GNAT family N-acetyltransferase; the encoded protein is MIEILTNRLMIVPCSLDIAKSLVFHRKELDKRSPIEIPKSWPSSYVRGFLPFYIESLEKKEKESECGLWMIIMYEDKKIIGDILLQGNPSKEGKVHLCYHVEDKTLDETIAYEAVDAFIDWLTYQMSVKKVVMECEKNDKHSIRLFEKLGFICKEKEGQFLMWEIQKDE
- a CDS encoding IS1182 family transposase (programmed frameshift) gives rise to the protein MFNTRENTQNEVEFIVIDDLVPENHLLRKIDKYIDFSFILEKVKPYYCEDNGRPSIDPLVLFKMMFVGYLYGIRSERQLEEEIKMNIAYRWFLGLKLSDRVPHHSTISWNRRTRYKETNIFQEIFDEIVFQAMEHRMVGGRVLFTDSTHLKANANKHKFTRETVEVETRDYIEDLNKAIEQDRKEHGKKPLKEREEVKETKEIRVSSTDPESGFMSRDNKQEMFCYLDHRTTDFKFNIITDAYVTPGNVHDSVPYLSRLDRQIERFGFKVEASALDSGYLTSAVCKGLSDRNIFGVIAHRRFKPTKGLFPKWKFTYDRENDLYICPNKDELTYRTTTREGYREYKSDPKKCATCPLLSQCTRSKNNQKVVTRHVWEDHKDQVRLNRLSPSGKELYKFRKEKVERSFADSKELHGLRYCRLRGLRNASEQVLLTAACQNMKKIATHLAKLS